GCTGGAAGCCATCCACCGGAAATACAAGGACAAGGGATTCACCGTCGTCGGTTTTCCCTGTAATGATTTCGGCGCGCAGGAACCGGGCACGCCCGACGAAATCAAAAAGTTTTGCACGGAAAATTATGACGTGACCTTCCCGCTGTTTGCCAAGCTCCACGTCAAGGGGGCTGAACAGCACCCGCTTTACGCCGAACTGACCGGCAAGAACTCGCCGTATCCGGGGGATATCAAGTGGAACTTTGGAAAATTCCTGGTCGGCCGCGACGGCAAAATACTGAAGAGGTTCGAATCGCAGACGAAACCGGACGCGCCCGAGGTGACCGGGGCCATTGAGGCCGCGCTGGCAGCGAAGTAGCCGCGGGCGGATTTTCTTGAGATGCGGGCTTTACGTTGCGCGGGATTTCCCGCAGACTCCGGCCCGCATTTATTTTATACCAAACGAATATGGCCAAAATCAAGCACATCGCCCTCTTCAAGTTCAAAGAGGGAACGTCCGACGAGCAGGTTCAAAAGGTTCTCGATGAACTGATGGAGTTGAGTGAAAACGTGCCGGGCATTGAGGATTACGTCGCTGGATTGAACAACAGTCCCGAGGGGTTGAACAAAGGCTACACGCACGGCTTCGTGATGACCTTTACTGACGCCGCGGCGCGGGACGCCTACCTGCCGCACCCGGAGCATGAGCGGATCAAAACCGAAGTGCTGCCGCTGATTGAAGACGTCGCCATATTCGATTTTGAGGTGTAGTTGGCGCGTGCTGCGATCTCCCAGGCTCAGATCGCGGCCGGCGGTTTTTTCTGAGCCCGTTCTCGCTGCCGGTATTGGGACGGAGAGACGCCGGTCATGCGCTTGAAATCGCGACTGAAATAAAACTGATCGTAGTATCCGGTTTCCTCGGCGATTTTCGCGATGGAAGTATTCGTCTCCAACAGACGGTGTTTGGCCTGATTGATCCGCTCGCGGCGCAGCCAGTCGATGGGGCTGGTGCCGGTCGCCGCCTTGAAATTGCGGAAAAAGTTCGTGATGCTCATGCCCGCCAGCCTCGCGAGTTCCTCGACCCGAAGCGGTTTCTGATAGTAGAGCCGCATGGCTTCAAGTGGTTTGTGCA
The DNA window shown above is from Candidatus Angelobacter sp. and carries:
- a CDS encoding glutathione peroxidase; the encoded protein is MKSIVLVLVVLAIQVVLADSKSSLYSIPLKDINGKDTSLKEYEGKVLLVVNVASKCGFTPQYKALEAIHRKYKDKGFTVVGFPCNDFGAQEPGTPDEIKKFCTENYDVTFPLFAKLHVKGAEQHPLYAELTGKNSPYPGDIKWNFGKFLVGRDGKILKRFESQTKPDAPEVTGAIEAALAAK
- a CDS encoding helix-turn-helix transcriptional regulator → HKPLEAMRLYYQKPLRVEELARLAGMSITNFFRNFKAATGTSPIDWLRRERINQAKHRLLETNTSIAKIAEETGYYDQFYFSRDFKRMTGVSPSQYRQRERAQKKPPAAI
- a CDS encoding Dabb family protein → MAKIKHIALFKFKEGTSDEQVQKVLDELMELSENVPGIEDYVAGLNNSPEGLNKGYTHGFVMTFTDAAARDAYLPHPEHERIKTEVLPLIEDVAIFDFEV